The proteins below come from a single Marinobacter bohaiensis genomic window:
- a CDS encoding HalD/BesD family halogenase has product MQAEAISAVSSPLDALIDTDRYPIRNLDSEAGQALLARCHAQLADDGCVVLDGFVRQQALDRLERETERLSPDAHYNQTETNPYNCDADPSLPDSHPKNRFDDRTNGFVAGDRIDQETIVRQVYQDPDFQSFIASVVGMKAIHQYADPLADLVINVLREGCQHPWHYDTNEFIVTMMTRQSHGGGQFQYAPGIRSQAGENYDAVEQVLDGDHRTVKKLDLQPGDLQVFFGRYSLHRVTPVEGEKERHTVIFAYAKEPGFIGRPERAQRIFGRMAPIHEQLLEQGLTRSDNLAD; this is encoded by the coding sequence GTGCAAGCCGAAGCAATCAGTGCGGTGTCGTCACCGCTTGATGCCCTGATCGATACCGACCGCTACCCCATCCGCAATCTGGATTCCGAGGCCGGGCAGGCCCTGCTGGCCCGCTGCCACGCCCAACTGGCCGACGATGGCTGTGTGGTACTCGACGGCTTTGTACGCCAGCAAGCCCTGGACCGCCTGGAGCGGGAAACCGAGCGCCTGTCGCCGGATGCCCACTACAACCAGACCGAGACCAACCCGTACAACTGCGATGCCGACCCGTCCCTGCCGGACTCGCACCCGAAGAATCGGTTCGACGACCGCACCAACGGCTTCGTGGCCGGCGATCGCATCGACCAGGAAACCATCGTCCGCCAGGTCTACCAGGACCCGGATTTCCAGAGCTTCATCGCGTCGGTGGTGGGCATGAAGGCAATCCACCAGTACGCCGACCCGCTGGCGGACCTGGTGATCAACGTGCTGCGCGAAGGCTGCCAGCATCCGTGGCACTACGACACCAACGAATTCATCGTCACCATGATGACCCGCCAGTCCCACGGTGGTGGCCAGTTCCAGTATGCGCCGGGCATTCGCAGCCAGGCCGGCGAGAACTACGACGCCGTCGAGCAGGTGCTGGACGGCGACCACCGCACCGTCAAGAAGCTGGATCTCCAGCCCGGCGACCTGCAGGTGTTCTTCGGCCGCTACTCCCTGCACCGGGTCACGCCGGTGGAAGGCGAGAAAGAGCGCCACACCGTGATCTTCGCCTACGCCAAGGAGCCCGGTTTCATCGGCCGCCCGGAACGGGCCCAGCGTATCTTCGGCCGTATGGCGCCGATTCACGAACAGTTGCTGGAACAGGGCCTGACCCGCAGCGACAACCTGGCCGACTGA
- a CDS encoding ribonuclease Z, whose amino-acid sequence MQFTFLGTSAGTPTRQRNVTGLALQHGGPKGWYLVDCGEGTQHQLQRTHHSLVQLRAIFITHVHGDHSFGLPGLLASASMAGRTEPLPLIAPGPIKAYVETALAATDSHLGYDIEFIEVHADGFQWQDGHVHVTTAALSHRVPTVAYVFTERHLERQLLTDRLRADGIEAGPSWGELQRGRDVTLDDGRVLRSDDYTAIHRTPRRVVVGGDNDTPECLREACGGAQVLIHESTYTQAVSDHVGPKPQHSSAQQVARFAEAVGLPNLVLTHFSSRYQFNHPSAPLIDEIEQEARRFYSGNLRLARDFDRYRLERGGRLVAVTDEPAGEKSEPAAN is encoded by the coding sequence ATGCAGTTCACCTTTCTGGGCACCTCCGCCGGCACCCCCACCCGTCAGCGCAACGTCACCGGCCTGGCCCTCCAGCACGGCGGGCCCAAGGGCTGGTATCTGGTCGATTGCGGCGAAGGCACCCAGCACCAGTTGCAGCGCACCCACCACAGCCTGGTGCAGCTGCGGGCCATCTTCATCACCCACGTGCACGGGGACCACAGCTTCGGGCTGCCGGGGCTGCTGGCCAGCGCCTCCATGGCCGGGCGCACCGAGCCGCTGCCACTGATCGCGCCGGGGCCAATCAAGGCCTATGTGGAGACCGCCCTGGCCGCCACCGACTCCCACCTGGGCTACGACATCGAGTTCATCGAGGTCCACGCCGACGGTTTCCAGTGGCAGGACGGGCACGTCCACGTGACCACCGCCGCCCTCTCCCACCGGGTGCCGACGGTGGCCTACGTCTTCACGGAAAGGCATCTGGAGCGCCAGTTGCTGACGGACAGACTGCGGGCGGACGGCATCGAGGCCGGCCCCAGCTGGGGCGAGCTGCAGCGGGGACGGGACGTCACCCTGGACGACGGGCGGGTGTTGCGCAGCGACGACTACACCGCCATCCACCGCACGCCGCGGCGCGTCGTGGTGGGCGGCGACAACGACACGCCGGAATGCCTGCGCGAGGCCTGTGGCGGCGCCCAGGTGCTGATCCACGAGTCCACCTACACCCAGGCGGTGTCCGACCACGTCGGCCCCAAGCCACAACACAGCTCGGCGCAGCAGGTGGCGCGCTTCGCCGAGGCGGTGGGGCTGCCTAACCTGGTGCTGACCCACTTCAGTTCGCGCTACCAGTTCAACCACCCGTCGGCGCCGCTGATCGATGAGATCGAGCAAGAGGCCCGGCGGTTCTATTCCGGTAACCTCAGGCTGGCGCGGGATTTTGATCGCTATCGGCTGGAACGGGGCGGCCGACTCGTCGCGGTGACGGACGAGCCGGCCGGAGAGAAAAGCGAACCGGCCGCCAATTAA
- a CDS encoding 2-dehydro-3-deoxygalactonokinase, translating to MTADPKTTQTARLIAVDWGTTNFRASLLDADGAVLDRAQAARGILHVERDGFGTALDELLGHWLADLPEVPLLMAGMVGSADGLREVPYLPCPASVDDIVNALVRVDDLGLGRAAYIVPGLSGRSVADNPDVMRGEEIQILGALDDGDTPGERIVCLPGTHSKWVTLAGRQVRGFSTAMTGDAFSALRGHTLLKRFAADGGTDNAAFDRGLAQADRPGGLLHHLFSARTEVLLGDLPADRAGAYLSGLLIGDEVRAMTDALTPAAPVTLIGNGILNDLYARALDARGFATRTIDGDTAAVRGLHHLARHAAL from the coding sequence ATGACCGCCGATCCGAAAACGACACAGACCGCGCGCCTGATCGCCGTCGACTGGGGCACCACCAATTTCCGCGCCTCGCTGCTGGACGCCGACGGCGCGGTGTTGGATCGCGCCCAGGCGGCGCGCGGCATCCTCCACGTCGAGCGGGACGGATTCGGCACCGCGCTGGACGAACTACTCGGCCACTGGCTGGCCGACCTGCCGGAAGTCCCGCTGCTGATGGCCGGCATGGTGGGCAGCGCCGACGGCCTGCGCGAAGTGCCCTACCTGCCGTGCCCCGCCAGCGTGGACGACATCGTCAACGCCCTGGTGCGGGTGGACGACCTGGGCCTGGGCCGCGCCGCCTACATCGTGCCCGGCCTCAGCGGCCGATCGGTGGCGGACAACCCGGACGTGATGCGCGGCGAGGAAATCCAGATCCTGGGGGCGCTGGACGACGGCGACACCCCGGGCGAGCGCATCGTCTGCCTGCCGGGCACTCACTCCAAGTGGGTCACCCTGGCCGGCCGTCAGGTGCGCGGCTTCAGCACCGCCATGACCGGCGACGCCTTTTCCGCCCTGCGCGGCCACACGCTGCTCAAGCGCTTCGCGGCCGACGGCGGCACCGATAATGCCGCGTTCGACCGGGGGCTGGCCCAGGCCGACCGGCCCGGCGGCCTGCTGCACCACCTGTTCAGCGCCCGCACCGAAGTGCTGCTGGGCGACCTGCCCGCCGACCGCGCCGGAGCCTACCTCTCCGGCCTGCTGATCGGCGACGAGGTGCGCGCCATGACCGACGCCCTGACGCCCGCCGCCCCGGTCACGCTGATCGGCAACGGCATCCTGAACGACCTGTACGCCCGCGCCCTCGACGCCCGTGGTTTCGCCACCCGGACGATCGACGGCGACACCGCCGCCGTGCGGGGCCTGCACCACCTGGCCCGTCACGCGGCGCTCTAA
- a CDS encoding patatin-like phospholipase family protein → MRRKARARKQLQQALDSATSYDEWFDAAEKLDDLEGKLAWRERDDTRMLHTALVREHADDLRRQREAGDPTALIRTLQESLYRHLGELSNPDLYSVARTGTKHLVSRFLDEVEQSMLYICDHPLPGATDEQKLNLFREAERVFGHTALMLSGGAAFGIYHFGVTRALWSQNLLPHVIAGSSMGAILAASICSRNQTELAEFFTQPERVHRDALRWLPPARMWRQGHAMDAQQLLTHIRTNVGRYSFREAYEHSGRTLNISVSPTRTRQKPRLLNELASPDVMIDSAVLASCAIPGIYPPVTLSARDPAGESCESPYMPTETWIDGSLQGDLPAMRMARLHNVNKTIVSQANPHVLPFISHHHDRGLTASVRQAAGTFVHAQVASMLELTRNLGSKSGLRPYIEQAHAMATQSYLGDINIQFPFRPLLYRKVLSNPSDADLDMYIRLGEQATWPQMAMIRDQTLVSRTFRTCIDRLKASAGAKRERALG, encoded by the coding sequence ATGAGACGCAAAGCCCGAGCCCGCAAACAGCTGCAACAGGCTCTCGACTCGGCGACGAGCTACGACGAATGGTTCGACGCCGCCGAGAAGCTCGACGATCTGGAAGGCAAACTCGCCTGGCGCGAGCGTGACGACACGCGCATGCTGCACACCGCACTGGTGCGCGAGCACGCCGACGATCTCCGCCGGCAACGCGAGGCCGGCGATCCCACGGCACTGATCCGCACCCTGCAGGAAAGCCTCTACCGGCACCTGGGGGAACTCTCCAATCCGGATCTCTACAGCGTCGCCCGCACCGGCACCAAGCATCTGGTTTCCCGCTTCCTCGACGAAGTGGAGCAGTCGATGCTCTACATCTGCGATCACCCGCTGCCGGGCGCGACCGACGAACAGAAGCTCAACCTGTTCCGCGAGGCCGAGCGGGTGTTCGGCCACACCGCCCTGATGCTCAGCGGCGGCGCGGCCTTCGGCATCTACCATTTCGGCGTCACCCGCGCGCTCTGGTCCCAGAATCTGCTGCCCCACGTGATCGCCGGCTCCAGCATGGGCGCCATCCTGGCGGCGTCGATCTGCTCGCGCAACCAGACCGAACTGGCCGAGTTCTTCACCCAGCCGGAACGGGTCCACCGCGACGCCCTGCGCTGGCTGCCCCCGGCGCGCATGTGGCGTCAGGGCCACGCCATGGACGCGCAGCAGCTGCTGACCCACATCCGCACCAACGTGGGCCGCTACAGTTTCCGCGAAGCCTACGAGCACAGCGGCCGCACCCTGAACATCTCGGTCTCGCCCACGCGCACCCGGCAGAAGCCGCGGCTGCTCAACGAACTGGCCTCGCCGGATGTGATGATCGACTCGGCCGTGCTGGCGTCGTGCGCCATTCCCGGCATCTACCCGCCGGTCACCCTGAGCGCCCGCGACCCCGCCGGTGAATCCTGCGAAAGCCCCTACATGCCCACCGAGACCTGGATCGACGGCAGCCTCCAGGGCGACCTGCCGGCCATGCGCATGGCGCGCCTGCACAACGTGAACAAGACCATCGTCAGCCAGGCCAACCCGCACGTGCTGCCGTTCATCAGCCATCATCACGACCGCGGCCTGACCGCATCGGTGCGCCAGGCGGCGGGCACATTCGTCCACGCCCAGGTGGCCTCGATGCTGGAACTGACCCGCAACCTGGGCTCCAAGTCCGGCCTGCGCCCCTACATCGAACAGGCCCACGCCATGGCCACCCAGTCCTACCTGGGGGACATCAACATCCAGTTCCCCTTCCGCCCGCTGCTGTACCGCAAGGTGCTGTCCAACCCCAGCGATGCCGACCTGGACATGTACATCCGCCTGGGCGAACAGGCCACCTGGCCGCAAATGGCCATGATCCGGGACCAGACCCTGGTCAGCCGGACGTTCCGGACGTGCATTGATCGGTTGAAGGCGAGTGCCGGGGCCAAGAGGGAGCGGGCGTTGGGGTGA
- a CDS encoding M24 family metallopeptidase, protein MSIVETQPLTDNEPDSIPVVPSAPVANGDSIPTAFDPKQLRAGRLARLRTMMREQGYAAVILFDPYNQRYATGSRNMFGYFLRNSTRYIYVPLEGPVILFEYPGSAHVSMGLETIDESRTSQVVWSAVNQRDGLSSDPFGVEIAELVAEHGRGNRKVGLDRCALNLARSLEAQGLEVFDCMQDILHCRRIKTPEEIACLAQSMAGSEAAVARVEAAIRPGITENELFAELYGEVIRQGGEFIETRLLNSGPRTNPWFNEASDRVIRPGELVALDTDTIGIHGYYSDFSRTFHVGPGKPTGYQKSLYRMAYEQVHHNMDLLGPGVEYREIAEKAWKIPERFLNRRYPSIIHGVGMHGETPLVAHHMDFDRFSKDGVLEPGMVVSVESYIGEEGQQDGVKLEEEVVITETGYQKLSRYPFSEALLG, encoded by the coding sequence ATGAGTATCGTAGAAACCCAGCCGCTGACGGATAACGAGCCGGATTCGATTCCGGTGGTGCCGTCGGCGCCGGTCGCCAACGGCGACAGCATCCCCACCGCGTTCGACCCGAAACAGCTCCGGGCCGGTCGCCTGGCGCGCCTGCGCACCATGATGCGCGAGCAGGGCTACGCCGCGGTGATCCTGTTTGATCCGTACAACCAGCGCTACGCCACCGGCTCACGCAACATGTTCGGCTACTTCCTGCGTAATTCCACGCGCTACATCTATGTGCCGCTGGAAGGCCCGGTGATCCTGTTCGAATACCCGGGCAGCGCCCACGTCTCCATGGGCCTGGAGACCATCGACGAGTCCCGGACCTCACAGGTGGTGTGGTCGGCGGTGAACCAGCGCGACGGCCTGTCCAGCGACCCGTTCGGTGTGGAGATCGCCGAGCTGGTGGCCGAGCACGGCCGCGGCAACCGCAAGGTGGGGCTGGACCGCTGCGCCCTGAACCTGGCGCGCTCCCTGGAAGCCCAGGGCCTCGAAGTGTTCGACTGCATGCAGGATATCCTGCACTGCCGCCGCATCAAGACGCCGGAAGAGATCGCCTGTCTGGCCCAGTCCATGGCCGGCAGCGAGGCCGCCGTGGCGCGGGTGGAAGCGGCGATCCGGCCGGGCATCACCGAGAACGAGCTGTTCGCCGAACTCTATGGCGAAGTGATCCGCCAGGGTGGCGAGTTCATCGAGACCCGGCTGCTGAACTCCGGCCCGCGCACCAACCCCTGGTTCAACGAGGCCAGCGACCGGGTGATCCGCCCGGGCGAACTGGTGGCGCTGGACACCGACACCATCGGTATCCACGGCTACTACTCCGACTTCTCCCGCACCTTCCACGTGGGCCCGGGCAAGCCTACCGGCTACCAGAAGTCGCTCTACCGCATGGCCTACGAGCAGGTGCACCACAACATGGACCTGCTGGGCCCGGGGGTGGAATACCGCGAGATCGCCGAGAAGGCCTGGAAGATCCCCGAACGCTTCCTGAATCGCCGCTACCCCAGCATCATCCACGGCGTCGGCATGCACGGCGAAACCCCGCTGGTGGCGCACCACATGGACTTCGACCGCTTCTCCAAGGACGGCGTCCTGGAGCCGGGCATGGTGGTGTCCGTGGAGAGCTACATCGGCGAGGAAGGCCAGCAGGACGGCGTCAAGCTGGAGGAAGAGGTGGTCATCACCGAGACCGGTTACCAGAAGCTGTCCCGCTACCCATTCAGCGAAGCCCTGCTGGGCTGA
- a CDS encoding CoA-acylating methylmalonate-semialdehyde dehydrogenase gives MTNVSHRIAGEPVSTPATLDVFNPADGQVIRQVALADTDLVNDVIRIAREAQPAWQATPPARRAQVMFRFKALLERDAAEIARLISEEHGKTLDDALGELRRGIENVEYACGVPELLKGDYSHDAGPRIDSFSNHQPVGVVAGITPFNFPAMVPLWMFPMAIACGNSFILKPSEQVPSTAVKMADLLQEAGLPEGVFNVVHGQREVVEQLIDAPDVRALSFVGSTPVARALYEGGTRNGKRVQALGGAKNHAVVLPDANLDNAANALIGAAYGSAGERCMAISVAVCVGDETADALVDKVVARARDLNVGPGTEDGMDMGPLINAGHRDKVFAYLNAGVEAGAELVLDGREHPMVSHSDGYYLGPTLFDRVKADMSIYTDEIFGPVLCVVRVSSLDEAIRLINAHRYGNGTCVFTQSGEAGRVFADAIEVGMVGINVPLPVPAAYHSFGGWKESLFGDLHAYGPDSVRFYTRRKAVTQRWPSSEHTDVVRLTFPASS, from the coding sequence ATGACGAACGTATCCCATCGCATCGCCGGTGAGCCGGTCAGCACGCCGGCCACCCTCGATGTCTTCAACCCGGCCGACGGTCAGGTGATCCGCCAGGTGGCCCTGGCCGATACCGATCTGGTCAACGACGTGATCCGCATCGCCCGCGAGGCCCAGCCGGCCTGGCAGGCCACGCCGCCGGCCAGACGCGCCCAGGTGATGTTTCGCTTCAAGGCCCTGCTGGAGCGCGACGCCGCGGAGATCGCCCGGCTGATCAGCGAAGAACACGGCAAGACCCTCGACGACGCCCTGGGCGAGCTGCGCCGCGGCATCGAGAACGTTGAATACGCCTGCGGCGTGCCGGAGTTGCTGAAAGGCGACTACTCCCACGACGCCGGCCCGCGCATCGACAGCTTCTCCAACCACCAGCCGGTGGGCGTGGTGGCGGGCATCACCCCGTTCAACTTCCCGGCCATGGTGCCGCTGTGGATGTTCCCCATGGCCATCGCCTGCGGCAACAGCTTTATCCTCAAACCGTCCGAGCAGGTGCCGTCGACGGCGGTGAAGATGGCGGACCTGCTGCAGGAAGCCGGCCTGCCGGAAGGCGTGTTCAATGTCGTCCACGGGCAGCGCGAAGTGGTCGAGCAGCTGATCGACGCGCCCGACGTACGCGCCCTGAGCTTCGTGGGGTCCACGCCGGTCGCCCGGGCTCTCTACGAGGGCGGCACCCGCAACGGCAAGCGCGTCCAGGCCCTGGGCGGCGCCAAGAACCACGCCGTGGTGCTGCCGGACGCCAACCTGGACAACGCCGCCAACGCCCTGATCGGCGCCGCCTACGGCAGTGCCGGCGAACGCTGCATGGCGATTTCCGTGGCGGTCTGCGTGGGCGATGAAACCGCCGACGCGCTGGTGGACAAGGTCGTCGCACGGGCTCGTGACCTGAACGTTGGCCCGGGCACCGAGGACGGCATGGATATGGGTCCGCTGATCAACGCCGGCCACCGGGACAAGGTGTTCGCTTACCTGAACGCGGGCGTGGAGGCCGGCGCCGAGCTGGTGCTGGACGGCCGCGAGCACCCCATGGTGAGCCACTCCGACGGTTACTACCTCGGCCCCACGCTGTTCGACCGGGTCAAGGCGGACATGAGCATCTACACCGATGAGATCTTCGGCCCGGTGCTCTGCGTGGTGCGGGTCAGCAGCCTGGATGAGGCCATCCGGCTGATCAACGCCCACCGCTACGGCAACGGCACCTGCGTGTTCACCCAGAGCGGCGAAGCCGGCCGGGTGTTTGCCGACGCCATCGAAGTGGGCATGGTGGGCATCAACGTCCCGCTGCCGGTGCCGGCGGCCTACCACAGCTTCGGCGGCTGGAAGGAATCCCTGTTCGGCGACCTGCACGCCTACGGGCCCGACTCGGTGCGTTTCTACACCCGCCGCAAGGCCGTCACCCAGCGCTGGCCCTCCAGCGAGCATACCGACGTGGTGCGCCTCACCTTCCCGGCCAGTTCCTGA
- a CDS encoding 2-dehydro-3-deoxy-6-phosphogalactonate aldolase, giving the protein MPSQDCMRYLEEMPLIAILRGIRPDEADAIVSELIDAGFRLIEVPLNSPQPFDTIARLVERFGDRALIGAGTVTTTGDVAELKRIGARLQVMPHADAEVIRAGVEAGMDVFPGVMTPTEAFSALKAGAQALKIFPANLVGPEGIKAMRSVLPPDLVIAPTGGVSADNLADFAKAGARGFGLGSGLYKAGQDAATVRRAADAYVAAWRGIPD; this is encoded by the coding sequence ATGCCCAGCCAAGACTGCATGCGTTACCTTGAGGAAATGCCGCTGATCGCGATCCTGCGCGGCATCCGGCCGGACGAGGCGGACGCCATCGTCAGCGAACTGATCGACGCCGGCTTCCGGCTGATCGAAGTGCCCCTGAACTCGCCGCAGCCGTTCGACACCATCGCGCGACTGGTGGAACGCTTCGGCGACCGGGCGCTGATCGGCGCCGGCACCGTCACCACGACCGGGGACGTGGCCGAACTCAAGCGCATCGGCGCCCGCCTGCAGGTGATGCCCCACGCCGACGCCGAGGTGATCCGCGCCGGCGTCGAAGCGGGTATGGACGTGTTCCCGGGCGTGATGACCCCGACCGAAGCCTTCAGTGCCCTCAAGGCCGGCGCCCAGGCGCTCAAGATCTTCCCCGCCAACCTGGTGGGTCCGGAGGGCATCAAGGCGATGCGGTCGGTACTGCCGCCAGACCTCGTCATCGCCCCCACCGGCGGTGTCAGCGCCGATAACCTGGCGGACTTCGCCAAAGCCGGCGCGCGCGGCTTCGGGCTGGGCTCCGGCCTGTACAAGGCCGGCCAGGACGCCGCCACCGTGCGCCGGGCCGCCGACGCCTACGTGGCCGCCTGGCGTGGCATTCCCGACTGA
- a CDS encoding septal ring lytic transglycosylase RlpA family protein has product MAVTPAKMLAIAFLSLIAGCSTVPSGAGVTGFTETGQASYYADKFQDRKTASGVRYKHELLTAAHKTLPFGSTVKVTNTQNGKSVVVEINDRGPFVAGRIIDLSKSAFRQIGNTSAGVINVRIEVLD; this is encoded by the coding sequence ATGGCGGTTACCCCAGCTAAGATGTTGGCCATTGCATTCCTCAGCCTGATAGCCGGCTGCTCCACCGTCCCGTCCGGGGCCGGGGTGACCGGGTTCACGGAAACCGGGCAGGCGTCGTACTACGCGGATAAGTTCCAGGACCGGAAGACGGCCAGCGGTGTCCGGTACAAGCACGAGCTGCTGACCGCCGCCCACAAAACCCTGCCGTTTGGTTCCACGGTCAAAGTCACCAACACGCAGAACGGCAAGAGCGTCGTTGTCGAGATCAACGATCGCGGGCCGTTCGTGGCCGGTCGCATTATCGATCTCTCAAAGTCCGCTTTCCGGCAGATAGGGAACACGTCGGCGGGCGTGATCAATGTGCGAATTGAAGTGCTGGATTAG
- a CDS encoding aldose 1-epimerase produces MTTYTATEGRFGPYPTLILQGPGGTPRAEIALRGATLLSLSLPETGLDSVVSGYATPDDFAALTGARSAILAPYSNRLADGRYVFDGAEHQFAKRDDDGNSLHGLVMDAVWQAGRIEPGADRIAVELTCDTLRSAEQPGYPFHVHLSVRFELSADGLRLTLTARNDGESDAPLGLGWHPYLRLPGQALADCRLTLPHTERIVSDARLIPLPGNDAYQHVRGTEHDFCAPGRALAQSRLDDCYWGPNGNGGLVSTLTGSDGRSLTLTQDRGVVQVYTGHSLPADQPSGLAIEPNEFMPDAFNRPELARAIRLVPGAERSFGASLRVHREHTG; encoded by the coding sequence TTGACCACTTACACCGCCACGGAAGGCCGCTTCGGCCCCTACCCGACACTGATCCTGCAGGGCCCGGGCGGCACGCCCCGGGCCGAGATCGCCCTGCGCGGCGCCACGCTGTTGTCCCTGAGCCTGCCGGAGACCGGCCTGGATTCGGTCGTCAGCGGCTACGCCACGCCGGACGACTTCGCCGCCCTCACGGGCGCGCGCTCGGCGATCCTGGCGCCCTACAGCAACCGCCTCGCCGACGGACGCTATGTGTTCGACGGCGCCGAGCATCAGTTCGCCAAGCGGGATGACGACGGCAATAGCCTGCACGGCCTGGTGATGGACGCGGTCTGGCAGGCGGGCCGGATCGAGCCGGGCGCCGACCGGATCGCCGTGGAACTGACCTGCGACACCCTGCGGTCCGCCGAGCAGCCGGGCTACCCGTTCCACGTGCACCTCAGCGTCCGCTTCGAGCTGAGCGCCGACGGGCTCCGCCTGACGCTGACCGCCCGCAACGACGGCGAGAGCGACGCGCCGCTCGGGCTGGGCTGGCACCCGTACCTGCGGTTGCCGGGCCAGGCGCTGGCGGACTGCCGCCTGACCCTGCCCCACACCGAGCGCATCGTCAGCGACGCCCGCCTGATCCCGCTGCCGGGCAACGACGCCTACCAGCACGTGCGCGGCACCGAGCACGATTTCTGCGCGCCGGGCCGGGCTCTGGCGCAGAGCCGTCTGGACGACTGCTACTGGGGCCCGAACGGCAACGGCGGACTGGTCAGCACGCTGACCGGGTCGGACGGGCGGAGCCTGACGTTGACCCAGGACCGGGGCGTGGTACAGGTCTACACGGGCCACAGCCTGCCGGCGGATCAGCCGTCGGGACTGGCCATCGAGCCCAACGAATTCATGCCCGACGCCTTTAACCGACCGGAGCTGGCCAGGGCCATCCGCCTGGTGCCGGGGGCCGAACGTTCGTTTGGCGCCAGCCTGCGGGTCCATCGCGAACACACCGGATAG
- a CDS encoding ribonuclease J has translation MTPDHNDLWFLPLGGTGEIGMNLNLYGHDGQWLMVDCGVTFPRPGRVIADGTVHGRGEPPVQMADPAFIADRRDRLAGLIITHAHEDHIGAVPYLWPLLQCPVYTSRFTAEILRRKLAEFDLLHRVPIHVVDVDERRTIGPFDVQWLALTHSIPDPNALMIRTPAGNLFHSGDWKLDEEPLVGHGYTPGTFQALAEEGVAAMVCDSTNATVAGHSMSESALEKGLLAATQDAPGRVIVACFGSNIARLHTLANVARATGRYMGLLGRSLINMSGAAKAAGVWNADDHLINPAHLGYLPREEVLAVATGSQGEPRTALRRMATGSHPDVELEPGDRVIFSARAIPGNEDAIEALIASLKEQGVEVITAEAADLPIHASGHPAQDELRAMYQWVQPDVAIPVHGEAEHMDVHAGLARDCGVPKSLLGRNGDLFMIRPVPGMRRQVAEVGRLGWERGELVRVV, from the coding sequence ATGACTCCCGACCACAACGACCTCTGGTTCCTCCCACTGGGCGGCACCGGCGAAATCGGCATGAACCTCAACCTCTATGGCCACGACGGCCAGTGGCTGATGGTGGACTGCGGGGTGACCTTTCCCCGGCCGGGCCGGGTGATCGCCGACGGCACCGTGCACGGGCGTGGCGAGCCGCCGGTGCAGATGGCCGACCCCGCCTTCATCGCCGACCGCCGCGACCGGCTCGCCGGGCTGATCATCACCCACGCCCACGAGGACCACATCGGCGCCGTGCCGTATCTGTGGCCGCTGCTGCAATGCCCGGTCTACACCAGCCGCTTCACCGCCGAGATCCTGCGCCGCAAACTGGCGGAGTTCGACCTGCTGCACCGGGTGCCGATCCACGTGGTGGACGTGGACGAGCGCCGCACCATCGGCCCGTTCGACGTGCAGTGGCTGGCCCTGACCCATTCCATCCCCGACCCCAACGCCCTGATGATCCGCACCCCGGCGGGCAACCTGTTCCACAGCGGCGACTGGAAGCTGGACGAGGAACCGCTGGTGGGCCACGGCTACACGCCGGGCACCTTCCAGGCGCTGGCGGAGGAGGGCGTGGCCGCCATGGTGTGCGACTCCACCAACGCCACGGTGGCGGGGCATTCCATGTCCGAATCGGCGTTGGAAAAGGGCCTGCTGGCCGCCACACAGGACGCGCCGGGCCGCGTCATCGTCGCCTGCTTCGGCAGCAACATCGCCCGCCTGCACACCCTCGCCAACGTCGCCCGTGCCACCGGCCGCTACATGGGCCTGCTGGGGCGCTCGCTGATCAACATGAGCGGCGCCGCCAAAGCCGCCGGTGTCTGGAACGCCGACGACCACCTCATCAACCCCGCCCACCTGGGTTACCTGCCCCGGGAAGAAGTGCTGGCCGTCGCCACCGGCAGCCAGGGCGAACCCCGCACCGCCCTGCGCCGCATGGCCACAGGCTCGCACCCCGACGTGGAGCTGGAACCCGGCGACCGCGTCATCTTCAGCGCCCGCGCCATCCCCGGCAACGAAGACGCCATCGAGGCCCTGATCGCCAGTCTTAAAGAGCAGGGCGTCGAAGTGATCACCGCCGAAGCCGCCGACCTCCCCATCCACGCCTCCGGCCACCCGGCCCAGGACGAACTGCGCGCCATGTACCAGTGGGTCCAGCCGGACGTTGCCATCCCCGTTCACGGCGAAGCCGAACACATGGACGTCCACGCCGGGCTGGCGCGGGATTGCGGCGTGCCCAAGTCCCTGCTGGGGCGCAACGGCGACCTGTTCATGATTCGCCCCGTGCCGGGGATGCGGCGGCAGGTGGCTGAGGTTGGTCGGTTGGGTTGGGAGAGAGGGGAGCTGGTGAGGGTGGTTTGA